In Liquorilactobacillus nagelii DSM 13675, the following proteins share a genomic window:
- a CDS encoding IS3 family transposase has translation MKDWQSAIKVTASAHSVKEVCQMLHLCRSTYYQYQHQTKPEQFKRRQVLYQQIRRIYFDHRRVYGAPKVHEELLREGYHASLKLVQKLMRHLGLRSIVVKKWRYEHNNYIDQMTYPNLLKQDFKAVKPNQKWAADITYIPTKTDGWCYLATIMDLYSRKIIAHKLSRHMTTELVVNVLNQACETRTVKAGLILHTDLGSQYRSTALETALKQHAIRHSYSKRGYPYDNSVVESFHASFKKEEVYQRTYKDYHEANLAQFSYIEGFYNSRRIISADGYLTPDEKEQLVS, from the coding sequence ATCAAAGATTGGCAGTCAGCTATTAAAGTAACGGCATCAGCGCATAGCGTTAAAGAAGTCTGTCAGATGTTGCACTTATGTCGATCAACCTACTATCAGTACCAGCACCAGACTAAGCCCGAACAGTTTAAGCGGCGCCAAGTTTTATACCAGCAAATCCGACGCATCTACTTTGATCATCGGCGGGTTTATGGCGCTCCTAAAGTTCACGAGGAACTTTTACGTGAGGGCTATCATGCCAGTTTGAAACTGGTTCAAAAGCTGATGCGACACCTAGGCCTCCGGTCAATTGTCGTCAAAAAGTGGCGCTATGAGCACAACAACTATATTGACCAAATGACCTACCCTAATTTGTTAAAACAAGACTTTAAAGCTGTCAAACCTAATCAAAAATGGGCTGCTGATATTACCTATATTCCGACCAAAACTGATGGGTGGTGCTATCTGGCAACCATCATGGACTTGTATTCTCGCAAAATTATCGCTCATAAATTAAGCCGACACATGACAACCGAGTTGGTTGTCAACGTACTTAATCAAGCTTGTGAAACTAGAACTGTCAAGGCTGGTTTGATTCTGCATACTGATTTGGGCAGCCAGTATCGAAGTACTGCCCTTGAAACAGCATTGAAGCAACACGCTATCCGGCACTCTTACAGTAAACGTGGCTATCCGTATGACAATTCTGTGGTGGAGTCATTTCATGCCAGCTTCAAGAAGGAGGAGGTTTACCAACGGACTTACAAAGACTATCATGAAGCCAATTTGGCTCAGTTTAGTTACATTGAAGGATTTTATAATTCTCGGCGGATCATTAGTGCCGATGGCTATTTAACTCCAGATGAAAAAGAACAATTAGTCAGTTAG
- a CDS encoding GntR family transcriptional regulator, with amino-acid sequence MKEKKYQLIANEIKKRILNETYKANELMPEQGKLAKEFGVSKITIKKALDGLARAGLIYKKSGLGTYVLGQTLKMGKLDSPANAFDGLYHQQGKEHIKSKVILFEPEFPSAHVAQKLNITTTELVYNIKRLRIIDGMPFILEHTYMPVSIVPKLPLESIKSSIYSYIHDELNLKFGGAFRKIHSDWSNQDDVKYLETNLKVPMLEVEQVVWLANGKYVEYSKSRNVFNTRAITVVDINNF; translated from the coding sequence TTGAAAGAAAAAAAATATCAACTAATAGCAAACGAAATTAAAAAAAGAATACTAAATGAAACTTACAAAGCTAATGAACTAATGCCTGAACAAGGGAAACTAGCAAAAGAGTTTGGAGTTAGTAAAATAACCATTAAAAAAGCCTTGGATGGTCTTGCGCGAGCAGGCCTGATTTATAAAAAATCAGGTTTAGGTACTTATGTTTTAGGGCAAACTTTAAAAATGGGGAAACTCGACTCCCCCGCGAATGCTTTCGACGGATTGTACCACCAACAAGGAAAAGAACATATAAAAAGTAAAGTAATATTATTTGAACCAGAATTTCCTAGTGCTCACGTAGCCCAAAAATTAAACATTACAACTACTGAATTAGTTTATAATATTAAAAGATTAAGAATTATTGATGGCATGCCCTTTATCCTTGAGCATACCTATATGCCTGTCTCAATTGTTCCCAAATTACCTTTAGAATCGATAAAATCTTCAATATATAGCTACATTCATGATGAGCTGAATCTTAAGTTTGGTGGTGCGTTTAGAAAAATACATTCTGATTGGTCTAATCAAGATGATGTCAAATATTTAGAAACCAATTTAAAAGTTCCGATGTTAGAGGTTGAACAAGTTGTTTGGTTAGCAAATGGTAAGTATGTGGAATATTCTAAAAGTAGAAATGTATTTAACACTAGAGCAATTACAGTTGTTGACATTAATAATTTTTAA
- a CDS encoding ROK family protein: MKRLVAIDIGGTTIKFALWENEKLNNFTKTKTPDNLSDFYKALKSGLKKVANDKSIDGVAISSPGAVNKTTGIIEGVSAVSYIHNFNIREELKKIFKLPITIENDANCAALAEITDGAGKNNNSIVVIVIGSGIGGSVVINRKIWHGYHLLGGELGYTINNSKEMKTLSTIASPVEIGKRYSNMMNQDYSGQEVLRLAKKGELKAKAEVKNAVSALAQAIFNIQYTLDPEKVLIGGAISNDSFFIELIKKEVCRISSTTKIASLNIQVSACKYLEEANLRGAVVDFFQEP; the protein is encoded by the coding sequence TTGAAGAGATTAGTTGCTATAGATATTGGTGGTACAACTATTAAATTTGCACTTTGGGAGAATGAAAAATTAAATAACTTTACAAAAACTAAAACCCCTGATAATTTATCTGACTTTTACAAAGCTTTAAAATCAGGTCTTAAAAAGGTTGCAAACGATAAAAGTATCGACGGGGTTGCAATCAGTTCACCCGGTGCAGTGAATAAGACAACAGGAATTATAGAAGGCGTTTCAGCTGTATCCTATATTCATAATTTTAATATACGAGAGGAATTAAAAAAAATTTTTAAGTTACCCATCACCATAGAAAATGATGCAAATTGTGCGGCTCTGGCAGAGATAACGGATGGTGCTGGTAAAAACAATAATAGTATAGTTGTAATTGTAATTGGTTCTGGTATTGGAGGTTCTGTAGTAATTAATCGCAAAATTTGGCATGGATATCATCTTTTAGGTGGAGAATTGGGTTATACAATAAATAACAGCAAAGAAATGAAGACTCTAAGTACAATCGCATCACCAGTAGAGATAGGAAAACGATATTCGAACATGATGAATCAAGACTATTCTGGTCAAGAGGTTTTAAGACTAGCAAAAAAAGGTGAACTCAAAGCAAAAGCAGAAGTTAAAAATGCTGTCAGTGCACTTGCTCAAGCGATTTTTAATATTCAATATACATTAGATCCAGAAAAAGTGTTAATAGGTGGTGCAATTTCCAACGATAGTTTTTTTATTGAACTTATAAAAAAAGAAGTTTGTCGCATTAGTTCAACCACTAAAATAGCCTCTTTGAATATTCAAGTTTCTGCATGTAAATATTTGGAAGAAGCCAACCTGCGTGGTGCAGTTGTAGACTTTTTTCAAGAACCATGA
- the manA gene encoding mannose-6-phosphate isomerase, class I — MSEAIFLSPVFHEKIWGGRALEKDFGYKLPQGKIGECWAISGHPHGTNTISNGKYKGQLLSNIYIDHPELFGKPNNKVFPLLIKFLDAEASLSVQVHPDNAYAKKHENELGKTECWYVLHADEGAYLIYGHTAKTREELKVMIETGNWDTLLKKKYVKTGDFVYVPSGTIHALNKGIEVIEIQQSSDTTYRLYDYDRVEKKTGRKRELHLQQSIEVTTVPFKTPTLNIESKKIGSTTITALVEPPISPYFSVYKWDIQSELEMDRGTKPYILASVINGKGKLEVADKIYDIKKGTNFILPNNVSKYKLTGDLSIIASNPE; from the coding sequence ATGAGTGAAGCAATTTTTTTATCCCCAGTATTCCATGAAAAAATTTGGGGTGGACGTGCATTGGAAAAAGACTTTGGCTATAAATTACCACAAGGTAAAATAGGTGAATGTTGGGCAATATCGGGTCATCCACATGGAACTAATACTATTAGTAATGGAAAATACAAGGGACAGTTGTTATCTAATATATACATTGATCATCCTGAATTATTTGGGAAACCCAACAACAAGGTATTTCCTTTACTAATTAAATTTCTTGATGCGGAGGCGAGTCTATCTGTACAAGTTCATCCTGATAATGCATACGCTAAGAAACATGAGAATGAACTTGGAAAGACTGAGTGTTGGTATGTTTTACATGCTGATGAAGGTGCATATCTAATTTATGGTCATACGGCAAAAACACGTGAAGAACTGAAAGTAATGATTGAAACTGGTAATTGGGATACTTTGCTAAAAAAGAAATATGTTAAAACTGGAGACTTTGTTTATGTTCCAAGTGGAACAATTCATGCATTGAATAAGGGAATTGAAGTTATTGAAATACAGCAAAGTTCTGATACGACTTATCGTTTGTATGATTATGACCGAGTGGAGAAAAAAACTGGGAGAAAACGTGAGTTGCATTTACAACAGTCAATTGAAGTAACAACCGTTCCGTTTAAAACCCCAACTTTAAATATTGAATCAAAAAAAATAGGTTCAACAACAATCACAGCTTTGGTTGAACCACCAATTTCACCATACTTTTCAGTTTATAAGTGGGATATTCAAAGTGAGTTAGAGATGGATCGAGGAACTAAACCATACATTTTGGCATCAGTAATTAATGGAAAAGGTAAGCTAGAAGTTGCTGATAAAATTTATGATATAAAAAAGGGTACAAACTTTATTTTGCCTAATAATGTTTCAAAATATAAGTTAACCGGTGATCTGTCAATCATAGCTTCTAATCCAGAATGA
- a CDS encoding ROK family protein codes for MFGAIEAGGTKFVCAIGDQNGNIIKKVKFPTKTPKEVIPKIGSFFKDYNLQKIGVGSFGPIGVNIEQDNYGYILNTPKKGWKEFNFLYELKKNLQVPILWTTDVNIALYGEMKHGAGQEFKNLVYLTVGTGIGAGVVNHGKFYYGASHTEVGHTLLTKLPDDSDFKGTCPYHYDKCAEGLAAGPALQQRVNGEATQLEKKSKIWDLEAEYLAQLCHNVTLSYAPQRIIFGGGVMHNEQLFPKIKRILRKYLNGYYEIKDYDNYIVPAELGDDAGIIGGICLAANNNS; via the coding sequence ATGTTTGGCGCAATAGAAGCAGGAGGTACAAAATTTGTTTGTGCTATAGGCGATCAGAATGGAAATATCATCAAAAAGGTTAAATTTCCAACTAAGACTCCTAAAGAAGTTATCCCAAAGATTGGATCCTTTTTTAAAGATTATAATCTTCAAAAAATTGGAGTAGGATCGTTTGGACCAATTGGTGTTAACATTGAGCAAGACAATTATGGATATATATTAAATACACCCAAAAAAGGATGGAAAGAATTCAATTTTTTATATGAACTCAAAAAAAATTTACAAGTTCCCATATTATGGACAACAGATGTCAATATAGCGTTATACGGTGAAATGAAACATGGAGCAGGTCAAGAATTTAAAAATCTTGTATATTTAACGGTTGGAACTGGAATTGGCGCTGGGGTAGTTAATCATGGTAAGTTTTATTATGGTGCTTCACATACAGAAGTTGGTCATACTTTACTAACAAAGTTACCAGATGATTCCGATTTTAAGGGAACCTGTCCTTATCACTATGACAAATGTGCTGAAGGACTGGCAGCAGGGCCAGCCTTACAGCAAAGAGTTAATGGGGAAGCCACTCAACTAGAAAAAAAATCAAAAATATGGGATCTTGAAGCAGAATATTTGGCCCAATTATGTCATAACGTGACTTTATCATACGCACCACAGCGCATTATTTTTGGTGGAGGTGTTATGCATAACGAACAACTTTTTCCCAAAATTAAAAGAATACTAAGGAAATACTTAAATGGATATTATGAAATCAAGGATTACGATAATTATATAGTTCCAGCAGAGTTGGGTGATGATGCGGGCATTATTGGAGGAATATGTCTGGCTGCAAACAATAACAGTTGA
- a CDS encoding PTS lactose/cellobiose transporter subunit IIA → MKVIMGLIMEGGNAKSFAIKAINAAKENDFVEADKQIKKSEKALGNAHNIQTNMLTKEAQGEHTEVNLYMVHAQDWLMTGITFKDLAKEIVELYENLNQKNK, encoded by the coding sequence ATGAAAGTAATAATGGGGTTAATTATGGAAGGCGGGAATGCTAAATCTTTCGCTATAAAAGCTATTAATGCAGCCAAGGAAAATGATTTTGTTGAAGCTGATAAACAAATAAAAAAATCAGAAAAAGCTTTAGGGAATGCACATAATATTCAAACAAATATGCTAACTAAAGAGGCCCAAGGAGAGCATACAGAGGTTAATTTATATATGGTTCATGCTCAAGATTGGTTAATGACGGGGATTACGTTTAAAGATTTAGCAAAAGAAATTGTTGAATTGTATGAAAATTTAAATCAAAAAAATAAATAA
- a CDS encoding PTS sugar transporter subunit IIB, with the protein MSEKIIMLACSAGMSTSLLVSKMQAVAKAQGKKYKIFATSTADVDNQLSKTPHPDVLLLGPQVSYMKDDIKKKTDKAGIPMDVINMQDYGMMNGANVLNTAEKLLNNHIN; encoded by the coding sequence ATGTCAGAGAAAATAATAATGTTAGCTTGTTCAGCCGGAATGTCTACTTCACTACTTGTTTCAAAAATGCAAGCAGTAGCCAAAGCACAAGGTAAAAAATATAAAATATTTGCAACTTCGACAGCTGATGTCGACAATCAATTAAGCAAAACGCCACATCCAGATGTTTTATTATTAGGTCCACAGGTTTCTTATATGAAAGATGATATTAAGAAAAAAACTGATAAAGCTGGCATTCCTATGGATGTCATCAATATGCAGGATTATGGCATGATGAATGGAGCGAATGTATTAAATACGGCAGAAAAATTGTTAAATAATCATATTAACTAG
- a CDS encoding PTS sugar transporter subunit IIC, which produces MEKGTFNTFVNKRIMPSVMKFVNTKAVKALQDGMIYSLPFIIIGSVFLILSNFPIPAVSDALRNSGWSSFFTQAYTASFGVLSIWAVVGIAYVYVRNEGYEALPAGLTSLSAFLLIQLMSIDNPLVATMGKSGSGITNSAGTVIMSGKAVAENIDKLPHVLQTFLSSPVTGVLNITWLGGQGMIAAIIVGLLTGWSYSGMLKKGWKITLPEQVPASVAKQFTAMIPAGVILTTSMLIYAVFKAFLNTDLTQYVYKLLEMPMQGLSDSLVGALVIGFAVSFFWFFGVHGGLIVGTIAGVFLLPNTAANAALYHAGKLTLANGAHIVTNEFYNNFINLTGSGITIGLVIFTLFAAKSTQMKTLGKIELVPAIFNINEPFLFGLPLVMNPFLAIPFFLTPVVVALSTYLIIYFGIVPPLNGVAAPWTTPAVLSGFLIGGWKMAIWQFVTLVISTAIYFPFAKKYDAILYKKEMDKLASEKAEKQEVAE; this is translated from the coding sequence TTAATTCTTTCAAATTTTCCAATTCCTGCAGTTTCTGATGCGTTAAGAAATTCAGGATGGTCAAGCTTTTTTACACAAGCTTACACAGCAAGTTTTGGTGTACTTTCAATTTGGGCAGTTGTTGGTATTGCTTATGTTTATGTTAGAAATGAAGGTTATGAGGCTTTGCCCGCTGGTTTGACTTCCTTATCAGCATTCTTGCTTATTCAATTAATGTCAATTGATAATCCATTAGTTGCAACAATGGGTAAAAGCGGAAGCGGTATTACTAACAGTGCTGGAACCGTCATAATGAGCGGAAAAGCAGTTGCAGAGAATATTGATAAGTTACCCCATGTTCTTCAAACTTTTCTATCTTCACCAGTTACTGGTGTGTTAAATATTACTTGGCTTGGTGGACAAGGTATGATTGCTGCTATTATCGTAGGGTTATTAACTGGTTGGTCATATTCAGGTATGTTGAAGAAGGGGTGGAAAATTACTTTACCTGAACAAGTACCTGCTAGCGTTGCAAAACAATTTACAGCAATGATTCCTGCTGGAGTTATTTTAACAACATCTATGCTAATTTATGCGGTATTTAAAGCATTTTTAAATACAGATTTAACACAATATGTTTATAAACTATTAGAAATGCCTATGCAGGGGCTTTCAGACTCACTGGTTGGTGCATTGGTAATCGGATTTGCTGTTTCATTTTTCTGGTTCTTTGGAGTTCATGGTGGCTTAATTGTTGGAACAATTGCGGGTGTTTTTTTATTGCCTAATACAGCGGCAAATGCAGCACTGTATCATGCAGGAAAGCTGACCCTTGCTAATGGTGCTCATATTGTTACTAATGAATTTTATAATAATTTTATTAATTTGACTGGATCTGGTATTACTATTGGACTAGTTATTTTCACTCTATTTGCAGCTAAGTCCACACAGATGAAAACTTTAGGGAAGATTGAGTTAGTTCCAGCTATATTCAATATTAATGAACCATTTTTATTTGGATTACCGTTAGTTATGAATCCGTTTTTAGCAATACCTTTCTTTTTAACCCCTGTTGTTGTTGCATTGTCAACATATTTGATTATCTATTTTGGAATTGTTCCACCTTTAAATGGAGTTGCAGCGCCTTGGACGACCCCAGCAGTATTATCAGGGTTTTTAATTGGAGGCTGGAAAATGGCTATTTGGCAATTTGTTACTTTAGTTATATCAACTGCAATTTATTTTCCGTTTGCAAAAAAATACGATGCAATTCTTTATAAGAAAGAAATGGATAAACTCGCTTCTGAGAAAGCTGAAAAACAAGAAGTTGCAGAATAA